The following proteins are co-located in the Streptomyces sp. DT2A-34 genome:
- a CDS encoding TraR/DksA family transcriptional regulator, translating into MVAKKTAVQQSASGRSTHASASGGTGAGASGGAAKDVGGKKSARGSSTGAQGGASAGVRGGKPVKTVRGSVGGGAEETAGKRAGSKAGAKKAVSKKAVSKKAVSKKAVSKKVGPGGKGAKGAAAGEATVERAVARTAVGKKATPKGSAATKAAKKAAKGSAAKKAVAKEGAAKKVVVKVAVGKEAAGKEMAGEKAAGEKGVGGGGQGRGAVVQGASEARSSKRSTSRTSTTSKRAAARKKAVAERAAGKSAVAESRAKKAGAEQTGATTVVAKKTPGTATAAKTALPKARIAAAVEPGELAVRPGEDPWTPEEVEEARAELMAEVMRLRDELASSEQSLVGLMRDSGDGAGDDQADTGAKNITREHELALAANAREMLTQTERALERLDAGTYGLCENCGNPIGKARMQAFPRATLCVECKQKQERRY; encoded by the coding sequence ATGGTGGCGAAGAAGACCGCCGTACAGCAGTCGGCGTCGGGCAGGTCCACCCATGCGAGCGCCTCCGGCGGTACGGGTGCCGGTGCCTCCGGCGGTGCGGCCAAGGATGTGGGCGGGAAGAAGAGTGCGCGGGGGAGTTCCACGGGGGCGCAGGGAGGTGCTTCCGCGGGTGTGCGGGGCGGGAAGCCGGTGAAGACCGTTCGGGGGTCTGTCGGGGGCGGGGCGGAGGAGACGGCCGGGAAGAGGGCGGGCTCGAAAGCGGGCGCCAAGAAGGCCGTGTCCAAGAAGGCGGTGTCCAAGAAGGCGGTGTCCAAGAAGGCGGTGTCCAAGAAGGTCGGGCCCGGGGGCAAGGGAGCCAAGGGGGCGGCGGCCGGAGAGGCGACCGTAGAGAGAGCGGTCGCAAGGACGGCGGTCGGGAAGAAGGCGACACCGAAGGGAAGCGCGGCCACGAAGGCGGCGAAGAAAGCGGCCAAGGGAAGCGCCGCCAAGAAGGCCGTGGCCAAGGAAGGTGCCGCCAAGAAGGTGGTCGTGAAGGTGGCCGTCGGGAAGGAAGCAGCTGGGAAGGAAATGGCCGGCGAGAAGGCGGCCGGGGAGAAGGGCGTCGGTGGGGGTGGGCAGGGGCGCGGTGCTGTGGTGCAGGGCGCCTCCGAGGCGCGTAGCTCCAAAAGGAGCACGTCCAGGACGAGCACCACGTCCAAGAGGGCCGCGGCCAGGAAGAAGGCGGTCGCGGAGCGGGCGGCCGGGAAGAGTGCGGTCGCCGAGAGCAGGGCCAAGAAGGCGGGCGCGGAGCAGACGGGAGCCACGACGGTGGTTGCGAAGAAGACTCCTGGCACGGCCACGGCGGCGAAGACCGCCCTTCCCAAGGCACGCATCGCCGCGGCGGTGGAGCCCGGCGAGCTCGCGGTGCGCCCCGGCGAGGACCCCTGGACCCCGGAGGAGGTCGAGGAGGCACGAGCCGAGCTGATGGCCGAGGTGATGCGGCTGCGCGACGAGCTCGCGTCGTCCGAGCAGTCCCTGGTCGGCCTGATGCGGGACTCCGGGGACGGGGCCGGCGACGACCAGGCGGACACCGGCGCCAAGAACATCACGCGCGAGCACGAGCTGGCGCTCGCCGCCAACGCGCGCGAGATGCTCACACAGACCGAGCGGGCCCTGGAGCGGCTCGACGCGGGCACCTACGGCCTGTGCGAGAACTGCGGCAACCCGATCGGCAAGGCACGCATGCAGGCCTTCCCTCGCGCGACCCTGTGCGTGGAGTGCAAGCAGAAGCAAGAGCGGCGGTACTGA